TTCTTCAAATCcataaaataataagtcctcttttttattttttttagctTCGTTGTTAATTGACTTGCAACATTTACCGCCATAACTGTCAAAATTATCCCTTTATGCAATTTTACCTTTATTTTTGACATGATTTATTTTGGCGCCACACTGCTTCACAAATATTTGTTGCAGTAAAGAAGGAGGAAAAAGTTAGAGGTAATGaaaaagtttaaataatactcaataaatatgaacaactaaatattttttaaatatacaGTAAACTGGGGGGGGGggaataatgaagaaataaattagagttgagaaaaaaagaatgttTTATATTAGTGGGAtgtatttcaataatattaagtttAGTGAAGTTTGaggaaataaaagaaaatgaatctTCAATATAAGAAGAGAAacataatatttctttttagttatataatttttttttttttcatttatttttctctataagacaattaataataaaaaatacaatGGGCGGGAAATCTCGAGACGgcctttaatattattaataattatttatattttatcacttttattattattaactaGTTAAAGTTTGatctaaaatatttagtATATAATTGATAAAACAAAAGGTTTATAAATTAGTTAacatattatatatatatttatttattaaaaaaaattagtatttttaaaaaagaattcagCGGAAAGTCTTGggattatatttaattaaattaatataaggcacaaactttaatttttttttctgaaaacAAAGATGGCCAAATCAAAGAACCATACTAATCATAATCAGGtaagtaataatttattggaTTAGAGATAACGTGCTTTTCTTTGTatatcattaaattttgtaACATTGAAAAGAAGTTATCCTTGATCtgattatatataattggataatttacttttctcttttgttatttaataatagaacCGTAAAGCTCACAGAAACGGAATAAAGAAGGCAAAGAGCTACAGAAAGTTACCAACATTCGGTATGAATGCTAAATTCTTAAAGAACCAGAGATTCTGCAAAAAGGTTGCTATGAAAGAAGCAGCAGCAAAAGCAGCAGCAGCCAAGAAAGCTCTCTTTAACTAAATAAAACCTATTAATATAAGATTCAATTAGTAGGACATAATTCTATTTATGTCTGATTTCACAATATAGTAGGTATTGAAACATTCTTTTCCAAGCTAGGAGTTTAAccttattttgaaaattaataaatctcgacttttttgtattttcaaACCTTCATTGTTACATCTAATAATACTAGtaaaagttaaaaataatgaaagaaagaaatttgATTTCTATTATACGAACAATTAGTAACCTAAATTCTAGGATGtcctattttttttaatagtaCCTTTGATGgcttaaaaaaaaaaaagaaataggTTAAACCAATCATGTAGAGAtgtaataaagaaaaatttagTTTTCTATATACTCCTTCCAAACCAGTAATGAGTTATCACTACTAATTATTCAGATTAGTCAAACAATGAGAAACCTAGGTCaccttcttcttcctcctcttcttccTTCTTCTTTTCAGCTGGAGCAGAATCTTGTGCTGCACCACCAGATGCTGCTGCTGCACCACCAGAAACTGCAACACCACCAGTTGGAACAGATTGGAGCTTGGATAAACCAGAGGCTATGACCTCATGGCTGAGTTTTCCACTCATATTGGAGATCAAGACATCAATGATAGATTGGTCATATTCGATACCTACAGATTCCAAAACCTTCTTGATATCAGAAGCTGTTGGTTGTTCCTTTCCAGATGAAACGCAAAGTAAGTAAGCTGCAACGTATTTCATACCCATTGTTAATTAGTCTTGTCAAggtttcttttttttcctttaattataaagtcttaaaaaaaaattgaattaaaaaaattcaataggCTGATCTTGTCAAGggagaaaaatattattaacctaataaaaaaatgtattattGTACTATTTATTcaacaattaatttttatatttatactaatataaatatatattaaatataatatatatttactaaattatatattttataatactattttgtattattataatatattatttaactttTCAAATACCTTCATTCATTttacaattatttcaaattttactTTGTCTTCAATTTGACAAATTTAACtgtctttattatttttacatattttattatttaatttcattcattttattatacCTGTTTTTTGAAGACGAGACAGCCACGTCTACAACAATTATTAccaaacaaataaaatatatttgatgGGCGCCACATCCCGCAATTTAGGCGGGATTTGATAAATACATAAATTGTTTTGAGGGGGAGAGAGGGGGGTTagttaattattatttatatttagtTATGAAATAggatattaataatataataaattaatagtaattaaaagatatatataataagaGAGAGggtatattattatttaatgatattattatttgattaagGATATAAATATCTAGTATTTAATACTAATTAATtgttatttaaaaagaatttctcattaatataaattagtTAATAGCTTGTACTgcattcttttttttaagaaaaaaaattatcattttatttactgcaagtttatatttaaataaaattaattacaaTTAAGTGAGGACTTAACAATggtaagttttttttttcaataatctATTATGCacttttatattataagaAATATTCAAGTGCATACTAAGTATTAACATTTCTAATTATTAAGAAAGACTAACTATAAATTACATGCTATTTAGGCACAATCTAGATTTACAAAACTCAAGGGTGAATTATATGAAAAAAACATTGATAAGAGAGGAAGTGTTTCATCTTCTAAGAAGAAGAGTGGATATCCCGTTGGTCCATTTGCTCTAGGActctttatttttgtaGTTATAGGTTCAGCAATCATCCAAATGATAGTTAGTGCTACTACCAAACATTTGGATTAAATATCTTAACTTTCATATTTGAATCTAGTGaagatttaattattattaaatttataattattcgTTTTTGCTCatttttcttgatttcTATTTAATgcttattattttaagtTAGTTACAACTGAGCAAATCTAGTTTTGTTTTCTAATATAATAGATACAAAAGAGTCGAACTGTAGTAGTAAGCATTATCAATACTATGACTAATACAAATTTGATATGGAGTTAAATTGCTTCTTTGAATAAtgttgatttattttcaataaagtGGTTATTTTGGCTTTTGGAAGAGTAATAATATCGGATGATTTTGGAAGAGATAAAATCATAGTCTTTTCATGAtttcctttattattattattactattaccAATTGTTGATATTGACCTACTAATTATACAGTAATGGTCACATAAACAGTGGATAATTTTTCGAAGTAGTTTATTACAAcctttgattattattgaattggAGCTTTGACCAGAATTTAGATGtgattcaaattcagaggaaagaaaacaaaaacTATTATCAACACTTTCATCCTTGATATTGTAAACTTTCATCATTTTGCAAtctttttctgaaataataaCTAATTTGTGAGCATTTTCATGtaatttttcttgtttttgTAATTCATTACTCTGAATTAGTTCAATAATAAgattttctatatttgaTATAAATCTAACCAAATCATCTCTATCTAGAAGAGATAATACTTCTTGAAAGATTTTACTTAAATAACCAGTAATACAATgctttaaattaatattagcaAAATTTTCTGACagaatattttcatcacaattttcattatttaagaaataattttcattaagATCCAAATTTGAacatattttctttaaactTGC
The Cryptosporidium parvum Iowa II chromosome 2, whole genome shotgun sequence genome window above contains:
- a CDS encoding ribosomal protein L29, translating into MAKSKNHTNHNQVNRKAHRNGIKKAKSYRKLPTFGMNAKFLKNQRFCKKVAMKEAAAKAAAAKKALFN
- a CDS encoding 60S acidic ribosomal protein LP2, coding for MGMKYVAAYLLCVSSGKEQPTASDIKKVLESVGIEYDQSIIDVLISNMSGKLSHEVIASGLSKLQSVPTGGVAVSGGAAAASGGAAQDSAPAEKKKEEEEEEEGDLGFSLFD
- a CDS encoding hypothetical protein (similar to IMP4 family; transcripts identified by EST), encoding MAQSRFTKLKGELYEKNIDKRGSVSSSKKKSGYPVGPFALGLFIFVVIGSAIIQMIVSATTKHLD